A part of Gouania willdenowi chromosome 2, fGouWil2.1, whole genome shotgun sequence genomic DNA contains:
- the LOC114474615 gene encoding chloride intracellular channel protein 4 isoform X2, with protein sequence MSWCDIAIQKLGFPCIELFVKAGSDGESIGNCPFSQRLFMILWLKGVIFNVTTVDLKRKPADLQDLAPGTNPPFMTFNGEVKVDVNKIEEFLEEKLNPPRYPRLAPKHPEANTAGIDVFSKFSAFIKNPRRDATDALEKALLKSLRHIDDFLRTPLSEEIDADASGDLPESSRSFLDGPDLTLADCNLLPKLHIIKVVAKKYRGFEIPADMVGVWRYLNSAYQKVEFTSTCPADKEIEFAYLDVAKRIK encoded by the exons ATTGGGTTTTCCCTGCATTGAACTTTTTGTGAAG gCAGGAAGTGATGGTGAGAGCATTGGTAACTGCCCCTTCTCTCAAAGACTTTTCATGATTCTGTGGTTAAAAGGAGTAATCTTCAACGTCACCACAGTTGACCTAAAGCG AAAACCAGCTGACCTACAGGATCTGGCCCCAGGAACCAACCCTCCCTTTATGACGTTCAACGGCGAAGTCAAAGTTGATGTCAACAAGATAGAAGAGTTTCTGGAAGAGAAGCTAAACCCTCCCAG GTACCCCAGACTGGCTCCTAAACATCCTGAAGCCAACACAGCTGGCATAGATGTGTTCTCCAAATTCTCAGCGTTTATCAAAAATCCAAGAAGAGACGCCACTGATG CGCTGGAGAAAGCCTTGCTCAAATCTCTCCGGCACATTGACGACTTTCTGAGAACTCCCCTATCTGAAGAGATCGATGCTGACGCTTCCGGAGATCTGCCAGAGTCCTCCCGAAGCTTCCTTGACGGTCCTGACCTGACCCTGGCCGACTGCAATCTTCTGCCTAAACTACACATCATCAAG GTTGTGGCCAAGAAGTACCGTGGGTTTGAGATACCGGCTGACATGGTTGGGGTATGGAGGTATCTGAACAGCGCCTACCAGAAAGTGGAGTTCACCAGCACCTGCCCCGCAGACAAGGAGATCGAGTTTGCCTATTTGGATGTTGCAAAAAGAATCAAATGA